From Microcaecilia unicolor chromosome 11, aMicUni1.1, whole genome shotgun sequence, the proteins below share one genomic window:
- the LOC115481224 gene encoding histone H2B type 2-E: MPEPAKSAPAPKKGSKKAVSKTQKKDGKKRKRSRKESYAIYVYKVLKQVHPDTGISSKAMNIMNSFVNDIFERIAGEASRLAHYNKRSTITSREIQTAVRLLLPGELAKHAVSEGTKAVTKYTSSK, encoded by the coding sequence ATGCCTGAACCAGCCAAATCTGCTCCCGCGCCCAAAAAGGGATCGAAAAAAGCCGTGAGCAAGACCCAGAAAAAGGACGGCAAAAAGCGCAAGAGAAGCAGGAAAGAAAGCTACGCCATCTACGTGTATAAAGTGCTGAAGCAGGTTCATCCCGACACCGGCATTTCCTCCAAAGCCATGAACATCATGaattcctttgtgaatgacatcTTTGAGCGCATCGCTGGAGAAGCCTCCCGCCTGGCTCACTATAACAAGCGCTCTACCATCACTTCCAGGGAAATTCAAACTGCAGTGCGTCTGCTGCTACCCGGTGAGCTGGCCAAGCACGCCGTGTCCGAGGGCACCAAGGCTGTCACCAAGTACACCAGCTCCAAGTAA
- the LOC115480964 gene encoding histone H4-like has product MSGRGKGGKGLGKGGAKRHRKVLRDNIQGITKPAIRRLARRGGVKRISGLIYEETRGVLKVFLENVIRDAVTYTEHAKRKTVTAMDVVYALKRQGRTLYGPSCSLKEAYPLLVGVQL; this is encoded by the exons atgtCTGGTCGTGGTAAAGGTGGAAAGGGTTTAGGAAAAGGGGGCGCTAAGCGGCATAGGAAGGTGTTACGCGACAATATCCAGGGAATCACAAAGCCCGCTATTCGACGCCTGGCTCGCCGTGGCGGAGTCAAGCGTATTTCCGGTCTCATCTACGAAGAGACTCGTGGGGTGCTGAAGGTTTTCTTGGAGAATGTTATCAGAGACGCCGTCACCTATACTGAGCACGCCAAGAGAAAGACAGTAACAGCTATGGATGTGGTGTATGCCCTGAAGCGCCAGGGCCGTACCCTGTATG GGCCTTCCTGCTCCTTGAAGGAGGCTTACCCACTCTTGGTGGGGGTGCAGTTATGA
- the LOC115481216 gene encoding histone H2A type 1-E-like, with protein sequence MSGRGKQGGKARAKAKTRSSRAGLQFPVGRVHRLLRKGNYAERVGAGAPVYLAAVLEYLTAEILELAGNAARDNKKTRIIPRHLQLAIRNDEELNKLLGRVTIAQGGVLPNIQAVLLPKKTESHKAAKSK encoded by the coding sequence ATGTCTGGACGTGGCAAGCAAGGTGGTAAAGCTCGGGCTAAGGCTAAGACTCGCTCGTCCCGAGCGGGACTGCAGTTCCCCGTCGGGCGTGTGCACAGACTGCTGCGGAAAGGTAACTACGCTGAGCGTGTGGGTGCCGGCGCCCCAGTCTATCTGGCGGCGGTGCTGGAGTATCTGACCGCCGAGATCCTCGAACTGGCTGGTAATGCTGCGCGCGATAACAAGAAGACCCGCATCATCCCCAGGCACTTGCAGCTGGCCATCCGCAACGACGAAGAGCTGAACAAACTGCTGGGGAGAGTCACCATCGCGCAGGGCGGCGTGCTGCCCAACATCCAGGCGGTGCTTCTGCCTAAGAAAACCGAGAGTCACAAGGCGGCCAAGAGCAAGTAA
- the LOC115481225 gene encoding histone H3.3 produces MARTKQTARKSTGGKAPRKQLATKAASLREIRRYQKSTELLIRKLPFQRLVREIAQDFKTDLRFQSSAVMALQEASEAYLVGLFEDTNLCAIHAKRVTIMPKDIQLARRIRGERA; encoded by the exons ATGGCCCGTACTAAGCAGACTGCTCGTAAATCTACTGGAGGAAAAGCTCCTCGTAAGCAGTTGGCGACCAAGGCTGCTT CGCTGCGGGAAATCCGCCGCTACCAAaagtctactgagttgcttattCGCAAGCTGCCCTTCCAACGCCTGGTGCGAGAGATAGCTCAAGATTTCAAGACCGACCTGCGCTTCCAGAGCTCGGCTGTCATGGCCCTGCAGGAGGCTAGCGAGGCTTACCTGGTGGGGCTCTTTGAGGATACCAATCTATGCGCTATCCACGCCAAGAGAGTCACCATCATGCCCAAAGATATCCAACTGGCCCGTCGTATTCGTGGTGAGAGGGCTTAA
- the LOC115481211 gene encoding LOW QUALITY PROTEIN: histone H1-like (The sequence of the model RefSeq protein was modified relative to this genomic sequence to represent the inferred CDS: substituted 1 base at 1 genomic stop codon): MAETAPAAASTAAPGAAKKKVKXPAGAAKGRKSSGPSVSELIVKAVSASKERSGMSLAALKKALAASGYDVEKNNSRLKLAVKSLVSKGSLLQTKGSGASGSFKLNKKQPESKKSAPKSKKPAVKKPKKAASAGVKKSPKRAKKPSAAATKKVAKSPKKPKAVKPKKVAKSPAKTKAVKPKVNKSPAKAAKPKAKKAGKGAPKKK; this comes from the coding sequence ATGGCAGAAACGGCTCCAGCGGCTGCATCAACGGCGGCTCCAGGCGCGGCCAAGAAAAAGGTGAAGTAGCCGGCGGGAGCGGCGAAAGGGCGCAAGTCATCGGGCCCCAGCGTCTCCGAGCTGATCGTGAAGGCCGTGTCAGCTTCAAAGGAGCGCAGCGGCATGTCCCTGGCTGCCCTGAAGAAGGCTCTGGCGGCGTCGGGCTACGACGTGGAGAAGAACAATAGTCGCTTGAAGCTGGCGGTCAAGAGCCTGGTGAGCAAGGGCAGCCTCCTGCAGACCAAGGGCAGCGGAGCTTCGGGCTCCTTCAAACTGAACAAAAAGCAGCCGGAGAGCAAGAAGAGCGCTCCCAAAAGCAAGAAACCGGCCGTGAAGAAGCCGAAAAAGGCGGCATCGGCGGGAGTGAAAAAGAGTCCGAAGAGAGCCAAGAAACCGTCAGCAGCCGCTACCAAGAAAGTAGCCAAGAGCCCCAAAAAGCCCAAAGCTGTTAAACCCAAGAAAGTAGCTAAAAGCCCGGCTAAAACTAAAGCAGTGAAACCGAAGGTAAATAAAAGTCCAGCAAAGGCTGCGAAACCCAAAGCCAAAAAGGCCGGAAAGGGGGCGCCTAAGAAAAAGTGA